In Methanomicrobia archaeon, the genomic window TGTGATAGGTAGCGGGATCGTAGCCGAGGATCGAGAGCGTGGCGATGTCACTGCCCGCGGTCATCCCGTGGGGTATCGTCTGTACCAGACCGATCGAGCCTTTCCGGGCAATGAAGTCAAGGTTCGGCGTCTTCGCCAGCTGGAGTGCGGTTTTGCTCCCGCGTTCCGACAAGGGATAGTCAGCCATCCCATCTCCGATCAGAATGACGTATTTCATGCCCCATTCCCCAGCAGTGGTGTATTTAAATCATCATTTCCCTATAATTATAATTGTTGAAGGGAGATGGAGACCGATATACCGCTCAGGGATGTTATGGTACGCGAGGTCGTCACGGGAGATAAAAATATCACCGTTTTCCAGGCAGCGAAGCGGATGCGGCGTTCTCATGTGGATAGCATTATCGTGCTCGACCAGGGTGAACCGGTTGGCATCGTCACCGATGGCGATATCATCAGCGCTGTGGTGAGCAAGGACACGAAGCCGAGCACGGTGAAGCTCGGAGAGATCATGACAAAACCCCTGATTACCGCCTCGCCCAACGATCGAGTCTCCGCGATCGCGAAAAAGATGGCAAAGGGGCGGATCCGGAAGATGCCGGTCGTTGAGGATGGCAAACTGGTAGGGATCGTCGCGGATGTCGATATCCTCTCGATCTCCTCGGAGATGAACTCGATACTGGCGGAACTGGTAGAGATGA contains:
- a CDS encoding CBS domain-containing protein; translation: METDIPLRDVMVREVVTGDKNITVFQAAKRMRRSHVDSIIVLDQGEPVGIVTDGDIISAVVSKDTKPSTVKLGEIMTKPLITASPNDRVSAIAKKMAKGRIRKMPVVEDGKLVGIVADVDILSISSEMNSILAELVEMSVEREAMGLEGESLEQGLCEKCGSFSNYLVLKGGLMVCETCKEELEFESEE